The genomic stretch CGACTTGCGGCCCTTCCAGAACAGGGCCCGCTGGTCGTCGTCCTCGGCGATCTGGATGGTGGTCGAGCCGGCCTCCTGGCAGTGCCGCTCGACCTCGTCGAACTGGTGCTCGACCTCGGCCGCCGGCCCGTCCAGCTCCACCACCAGGACCGCGCCAGCCCCTTCCGGGTAGTGCACGTGCACGGCCGCCTCGGCGGCCTCCATGGCCAGGGCGTCCATCATCTCGATGGCCGCCGGCACGATCCCGGCCCCGATGATCCTGGACACGGCGTCGCCGGCCTGGTCGGTGCCCTCGAACGCGGCCAGCAGGGTGCGGACGGCCTCGGGCTTGCGCAGCAGCCGCAGGGTCACCTTGGTGGTGATGCCGAGGGTGCCCTCGGAGCCGACGAAGGCGCCGAGCAGGTCGTAGCCCGGCGGGTCGGGGGCCTTGCCGCCCCCCAGGTGGATCAGCTCGCCGTCGGGCAGCACCACCTCCAGGCCGGTGACGTGGTTGGTGGTGAAGCCGTACTTCAGGCAGTGGGCGCCGCCCGAGTTCTCGGCCACGTTGCCCCCGATGGAGCAGACCTGCTGGCTGGAGGGGTCGGGGGCGTAGTAGAAGCCGTCGGGCGCCACCTCCTTGGTGACCTGGAGGTTCAGCACCCCTGGCTCGACCACGGCCCGCTGGTTGTCCAGGTCGACCTCGAGGATGCGGCGCATGCGGGCGAGCACGATCAGCACCCCGTCCGACACCGGCAGGGCCCCGCCGGACAGGCCGGTGCCCGAGCCGCGGGCCACGAACGGCACCCCGGCCTCGGAGCAGGCCTTGACCGCCCCCTGGGCCTGGTCGGCCGTCTCGGGGAGCACGACCACGCTGGGGATGACCCGGAAGTTGGCCAGGCCGTCGCACTCGTAGGTGCGCAGCTGGTTGCGCTCGGAGATCACCCCCTGGCGGCCGACGACCTGCTCCAGCCGGTGGATGAGAGCCTGTCGGTCCATGGCGCCGAACCTCCTCGCGCCGGTGCTCAGTCCAGCTGCTCGTAGGCGGGGATGGTCAGGAACTCGACGAACTCGTCGGCCAGGGCGACCTGTTCGAACAGGGCCCTGGACTGGTCGGGGCGGCCCTCGCTGTAGAAGAACTCGTCTCCCACCTGCTCGCGGATCTTCTCCAGCTCCTCGGTGGCGGTCTGGCGGACCAGGTCGGCGGTGACCGTCTGGCCCTCCGCCAGCTTGACGCCGTTGTGGACCCACTGCCAGACCTGGGAGCGAGAGATCTCGGCCGTGGCCGCGTCCTCCATCAGGTTGAAGATCGGGGCCGCGCCCTGGCCGCGCAGCCAGGAGGAGATGTACTGGATGCCGACGTTGACGTTGTTGCGCAGGCCCTCCTCGGTCGCCTCGCCCGGGGTCGAGGCGATGTCCAGCAGCTCGCCCTGGCCGACCTGGACGTCGTCGCGCTGGCGGTCGATCTGGTTGGGCCGGGACCCCAGCACCCCGTCGAACACCTCCATGGCCACCGGCACCAGGTCGGGGTGGGCGACCCAGGTGCCGTCGAAGCCGTCGCCGGCCTCGCGCTGCTTGTCCTCGCGCACCTTGGCCGTGGCCTGCTGGTTGATCTCGGGCCGCTTGCGGCTGGGGATGAACGCCGACATGCCGCCCATGGCGAACGCGCCCCGGCGGTGACAGGTCTTGACCAGCAGCTGGGTATAGGCCCGCATGAACGGCACCGTCATGGTCACCTTGTTGCGGTCGGGCAGGGTGAACTCGGGCCGGTTCCGGAACTTCTTGATGACCGAGAACATGTAGTCCCAGCGGCCGGCGTTGAGCCCGGCCGAGTGGTCGCGCAGCTCGTACAGGATCTCGTCCATCTCGAAGGCGGCCGTGATGGTCTCGATCAGCACCGTCGCCTTGACCGTCCCCCTGGGGATGCCGAGGCGGTCGGAGGCGAGCTGGAAGGCGTCGTTCCAGAGCCGCGCCTCCTGGTGGCTCTCCAGCTTGGGCAGGTACAGGTAGACGCCCTGGCCCCGCTCCAGCAGCCGCCGGGCCCCGTGGAACATGAACAGCCCGAAGTCGACCAGGCTGCCCGAGGCCGGCTGCCCGTCGACCACCACGTGCTTCTCGGGCAGGTGCCAGCCCCGGGGCCGCGGCATCAGCGTGGCCACCTCGTCGCCCAGCCGGTACTGGCGGCCGTCGGGGCTCTCGAAGCTGATCGTGCCCTCGATGGCGTCGACCAGGTTCTGCTGCCCGCCGAACATGTTCTGCCAGGTCGGGGCGTTGGCGTCCTCGAAGTCGGCCATGAACACCCGGGCCCCGGAGTTGAGGGCGTTGATCAGCATCTTGCGGTCGGTCGGCCCGGTGATCTCGACCCGCCGGTCGGCCAGCCCCTCCACCGGCGCGACCCGCCAGTCCCCCTCCCGCACCGACGCCGTCTCGCCGAGGAAGTCGGGCAGCTCCCCGGCGTCGAACCCCGCCTGCCGCTCCCCCCGCTTGGCCAGCAGCGCCCGCCGGGTCGGCCCCAGCTCCCGCTGGAGCTCGGCCACCAGCCCCAGCGCCTCGTCGCTCAGGACGCCCGGGTACCTCTCGCGTGCCGGACCACGGACCTCAACACCGTCGGGGGATGCCACCGCCAAGCCCTCCGCTCACGAGACGTCCTGTTCGCCCCATTGTATGGAGCCGCCTACGGCGGCACTTGATGCATTCCGCCCGCCAGAATCGGCGGTCGGGTCAGGGGGCGAGGCGCTCGATCTTCCAGCCGCCGGCGGCGCGGCGGTAGCGGAGGCGGTCGTGGAGGCGGTTGGGGCGGCCCTGCCAGAACTCGACGGTCTCGTGGGCCAGGCGGAAGCCGCCCCAGAAGTCGGGCAGGGGGAGCCCGCCGCCGGGGAGGCGGGTGGCCAGCTCGGCGACCCGTCGCTCCAGGATGACCCGGCTGTCGATCACCCTGCTCTGGGGGGAGGCGGCCGCGCTGAGCTGGCTGCCGGGGGGGCGGGAATGGAAGTAGGCCTCGCTCTCGGCCCGGCTGGTCGGGGTGACCCGGCCCTCGATCCGGACCTGGCGCTCCAGCGGGCCCCACCAGAAGACCAGGGCGGCCAGCGGGTTGGCGGCCAGCTCGGCGCCCTTGCGGCTCTCGTAGTTGGTGTAGAAGCAGAAGCCGCGCTCGTCGAACCCGCGCAGTAGGACCATGCGGGCCGAGGGGCGGCCGTCCGGGGTCGCGGTGGCCAGCGTCATGGCGGTCGGTTCGAGCAGGCCGGCCTGCTCGGCCTGCCCGAACCAGCGCCCGAACTGGACCACCGGGTCGGCGTCGACGTCAGCCTCGGCCAGCGCCTCCCTGGTGTACTCCGATCGCATACCCCAGACGCTACTCCGTGGCGATCGCCCTGAGCACGTCGATCCTGGCCGCCCGGCGGCCGGGCCCGACCGCGGCCAGGATGCCGGCGAGGGCGGCGGCGACCACGAAGGCGACCAGCTGCCCGACCGGCAGGGCGAACTCGGTGATGCCCTGGCTGCTCAGGGCCCGCACGATCGTCCAGCCGAAGAACACCCCGACGGCCAGCCCGAGGACGGCCCCGAGGACGGCGATGATCACCGCCTCCCAGCGGATCATCGAGCGCAGCTGGGCGCGGGTGGCCCCGACGGCCCGGAGCAGGCCGAGCTCGCGGATGCGCTCGAAGATCGACAGGCCGAGGGTGTTCACGATGCCGAACAGGGCGATCACGATGGCCAGGCCGAGCAGCGAGTAGAACAGGTTGATGATCTGGTCGATCTGCCTGGCCTGCTCGTCGCTGAACTCGGCCTGGTCGCGCACGGTGACGTTGGGGAAGTCGGCCATCACCCGGTCGACCGCGGCCCGGGAGTCGGCCGGGGCGACCCCCGGGGCGGCCTTGACCAGGATCTGGCTGTCGGCCTGGTCGGCGTAGCCGCGCTCGTAGTCGGGTAGCCCGAGCATGAAGTCGCCGTTCAGGCTGTTGTCCTTGTAGATCGCCTTGACCGGGATCTGCTGGACGCCGTTGCGGGGGAACTCCATCGCGACGCGCTCCCCGACCGTCCAGCCGTTGGCCTCGGCCACGGTGTCCTTCACGGCCAGGCCGCCCGAGGCCAGGTCGCCGAGGTTGCCGGCGGTGGTCTCGGTCTTGACGACCTGCTGGTAGGCGGCCGGGTCGACGCCGAAGAGCGACTTGTTGGCCCCGTTCAGCTTCCACGGCCCAAGGCGGAGCCCGGCCACGGCCGCCAGCTGCGGCTGCTCGGCCAGGCGCTCGGCGGCCTCGGGGCTGAACGGCTGGAAGTTGTCGTTGAAGAGGATGTAGTCGGCCGAGACGGTGTCCTCGAGGATCTCGGTGGTCGAGGCCTTGATCGAGGCGGCGAAGATGCTGACGAAGGCGACCAGGGCCAGCCCGATCATCAGGGCGGCCGCGGTCGAGGCGGTCCGCCGCGGGTTGCGCATGGCGTTCTGGCGGGCCAGGGTGCCGGGCAGCCGGAAGGCGCGAGCGAACGGCCAGCCGATGACCCGGGCCAGGGGCCGCGCGATCAGCGGGCTCAGGATGGCCACGCCGAAGAAGACGATCACGGCCCCGGAGGCGACGTTGACCAGCTGGTTGCCCTCGCTGCGGAACAGGCCGGCCAGCAGCGCGGCCACGCCGACGGCGGTGACCAGCACGCCGAGCACGATCCGGCGCTTGCGGAAGCCGGTCGGGGCGAACGCCGTCTCCGGCTGGAGGGCGGCCACCGGCGGCACCCGGGTCGCCTTGAGGGCCGGCAGCAGCGCCGCCAGCACGGTCACGACGACGCCGACCAGCAGCGACACGACCACCGTGCGGGGCTGGAACTGGATGCCGGTGGCGGGGATGTCGGCGCCGAGGAAGCCGCTCAGCAGGGCCCGTAGGCCGCTGGCGATCAGCAGGCCGAGGCCGAGGCCGACCAGCGACGCCACCACGGCCACGATCACGGACTCGACCAGCACCGAGGTCATCACCTGGCGGCGGCTCGCCCCCAGGCAGCGCAGCAGGGCCAGCTCGCGGGTGCGCTGGGCGACGATGATCGTGAAGGT from Actinomycetota bacterium encodes the following:
- a CDS encoding FtsX-like permease family protein; protein product: MRKATLKGLLAHKFRLAATALAIVLGVSFVAGTYVLTDTITASFDSLFKQVTQGIDVAVRSEETFGGFDTGEVRDPMPAALLERIKAVDGVRVAEGSVTGYAQLVGKDGKAVTTGGAPSLGVSFNQDTQFTAGSTIRSGRLPGGPTELAIDAKTAEDTGYKVGDRVKVLFQGPAREFTVSGVIGFGEADNLGGARLVGFDLATAQEVMNREGRFDEIDVAAVEGVNPEELRDRVRAAIADPKYEVLTGTELAEDSAAQINDTIGRFLGTALLAFAGVALLVGAFLIFNTFTIIVAQRTRELALLRCLGASRRQVMTSVLVESVIVAVVASLVGLGLGLLIASGLRALLSGFLGADIPATGIQFQPRTVVVSLLVGVVVTVLAALLPALKATRVPPVAALQPETAFAPTGFRKRRIVLGVLVTAVGVAALLAGLFRSEGNQLVNVASGAVIVFFGVAILSPLIARPLARVIGWPFARAFRLPGTLARQNAMRNPRRTASTAAALMIGLALVAFVSIFAASIKASTTEILEDTVSADYILFNDNFQPFSPEAAERLAEQPQLAAVAGLRLGPWKLNGANKSLFGVDPAAYQQVVKTETTAGNLGDLASGGLAVKDTVAEANGWTVGERVAMEFPRNGVQQIPVKAIYKDNSLNGDFMLGLPDYERGYADQADSQILVKAAPGVAPADSRAAVDRVMADFPNVTVRDQAEFSDEQARQIDQIINLFYSLLGLAIVIALFGIVNTLGLSIFERIRELGLLRAVGATRAQLRSMIRWEAVIIAVLGAVLGLAVGVFFGWTIVRALSSQGITEFALPVGQLVAFVVAAALAGILAAVGPGRRAARIDVLRAIATE
- the aceB gene encoding malate synthase A, translating into MASPDGVEVRGPARERYPGVLSDEALGLVAELQRELGPTRRALLAKRGERQAGFDAGELPDFLGETASVREGDWRVAPVEGLADRRVEITGPTDRKMLINALNSGARVFMADFEDANAPTWQNMFGGQQNLVDAIEGTISFESPDGRQYRLGDEVATLMPRPRGWHLPEKHVVVDGQPASGSLVDFGLFMFHGARRLLERGQGVYLYLPKLESHQEARLWNDAFQLASDRLGIPRGTVKATVLIETITAAFEMDEILYELRDHSAGLNAGRWDYMFSVIKKFRNRPEFTLPDRNKVTMTVPFMRAYTQLLVKTCHRRGAFAMGGMSAFIPSRKRPEINQQATAKVREDKQREAGDGFDGTWVAHPDLVPVAMEVFDGVLGSRPNQIDRQRDDVQVGQGELLDIASTPGEATEEGLRNNVNVGIQYISSWLRGQGAAPIFNLMEDAATAEISRSQVWQWVHNGVKLAEGQTVTADLVRQTATEELEKIREQVGDEFFYSEGRPDQSRALFEQVALADEFVEFLTIPAYEQLD
- the pdxH gene encoding pyridoxamine 5'-phosphate oxidase codes for the protein MRSEYTREALAEADVDADPVVQFGRWFGQAEQAGLLEPTAMTLATATPDGRPSARMVLLRGFDERGFCFYTNYESRKGAELAANPLAALVFWWGPLERQVRIEGRVTPTSRAESEAYFHSRPPGSQLSAAASPQSRVIDSRVILERRVAELATRLPGGGLPLPDFWGGFRLAHETVEFWQGRPNRLHDRLRYRRAAGGWKIERLAP
- a CDS encoding FAD-linked oxidase C-terminal domain-containing protein; its protein translation is MDRQALIHRLEQVVGRQGVISERNQLRTYECDGLANFRVIPSVVVLPETADQAQGAVKACSEAGVPFVARGSGTGLSGGALPVSDGVLIVLARMRRILEVDLDNQRAVVEPGVLNLQVTKEVAPDGFYYAPDPSSQQVCSIGGNVAENSGGAHCLKYGFTTNHVTGLEVVLPDGELIHLGGGKAPDPPGYDLLGAFVGSEGTLGITTKVTLRLLRKPEAVRTLLAAFEGTDQAGDAVSRIIGAGIVPAAIEMMDALAMEAAEAAVHVHYPEGAGAVLVVELDGPAAEVEHQFDEVERHCQEAGSTTIQIAEDDDQRALFWKGRKSAFAAVGRISPDYYVQDGVIPRTALPEVLRRITELADERGLRVANVFHAGDGNLHPLVLYDGEVSGQEQRAEELAAEILYTCLEHGGSITGEHGVGFDKKQYMGRQFTPEDLDTMQLVRCAFDPEGRANPGKVFPTPRLCGERPGPRRVHPAEQAGLAEVF